CTACATTACATCCCTCAAACTAAGGAAagaggaaaaaataaaacactgtaaaacaatattataGATCTATGTGTGCAAGGACAAGCTGTATGATCGGAATACCCAGAAAATGAAATGGGATGTTTTCTTACCTTAGGGTCAAGCTGGGAGGCAGGCAGGAAATGTGCAAAGTGCTTATCTGGTGCCAGGATTGTGGAAATGAAGGACTGGTCATGAATATGGCACAGAGCATTGAGCTCACGCATGGCACTCAGCATACTGCCAATCACCTCACACTGTACCTGCTGCTTGTCAACGGACAATACGTTGCCAAGTGTCTGTACCTTCAGTTTCAGGTCTCGCCTTGAACCTGTCCTCCAGCAGCCCGAAACAGAATAGAATAGTGGCATGGTTTTAGCAATTAGCCTGCATTTAGTGCTCAGTTTATGcacacgcttgcacacacacacacctgcaataATAACATTACTGCGGGAGACGACACCAAAGTGTGGCTGACAATCATCTGGTTTGTGTTCATCGCTGAAGGGCGAGTGAGTATATGAAGGGGAGTTTTGTGGAAGCCACAGGATCACAACGTCGTCCTCTTTTGGGTAGAACTGTTGAGACTCCTGCTGTGGTGTCAGATTTGCTGTTAAAGACACATACAGTTAGTCCCACTCAAACCTTTAGGCTCAGTCATTATCACACAGGCAGACAGCTGACTATTCTTATGGAGATGCAAGACAAATGCAGGAGAAAGACTAGAGAAGCAGATGGTGTAGAAAGTAGGCATTCAAGACAGGGAGGGTTTTTTACCAGTAAAATTAGCATTGGTGACGGTGAAGAGGCCAGTATCCAAAAAGCCGTAATCAACAGACTGAACCATAAGCTTCAGTTTGACCCGGTCCTCCCTCAGCCAATCACTGACCAGCTGTGAAGCAAACCAGACGCTGAATATGCAAGTTGTGTAACAATGCTAGAGAAGGCCTAGAGATGAAAATGAGCCAGAAAGGGTTCGGCACGAGTCACCAAAAACAGATGCCTTTATTTACGTTCATGTAAACAGTTTGGTTGGTATCTCTAATGGGAATGATTTCAAtcgatttaaaaaataaataaataaataaaaaaattgttGATGTGAACACAGCTAGAGGGACCATTATTGATGGCTTGAACACAATGTTTTCAAAGAACTAGTTTCAGGTGGCTTATGAGACGTGAAAAACTATAAAACTGTGCCCATGATTGACTATGCCCAGATTTTTTTCCATGCAATTTAATTGCGTTAATTGAGGGCTTTTAAATGATTAAGTGTGATTAGCTCATACAACTGTTAAGAATCCAGATATGGAGAGAAAATATTTGCATGGGGAGGGTTGAGAACCTCTACATACAGATCTACCATCTATACCAGAGCAGACAGCAACATATAGTATGTATTAATATATGAACAATGACAAACCTCTTCAAATGTGTTGGTAACCAGCAGAGGGAGAAAGGTCTCGTAATAGTCCAAAAATGACGGAAAGGTCTGTGGTACAGGCTTTAGAGGCAGATCACAGAGAGCCTCTGGGGGGCCAAACTGCTTATACTCCTTGAAAAAGCTGTACTTCCACTTCAGAATGTTTGCCTTAAGGATGGATGCCCTTAAGGTGTGCGAGAATAAAGGTTGTCTGCTTGATGAGGTGGATGCTTCAGCACGGGGGTATGTCTTGTACGTGGGGGTCGGCTGCGGAGCAGGTTTGTAGCTTGGCTCAACAGGTCGCAAGGGGGGAGGTGGGGCTTTGAGTATGGGAGGTGGTCTGACTATAGATGGAGCGGATGGGCGTGGTTTAGCTGGTGGTACAGGAGGCGGAGGCATAAGTGCTTGGTGGGAAATCTTTGGTTTGGGAGGTGGGAGTTTCATATCTTGGACCAGAGTATCATTGCGGGAACTAGGGGTGTATATCTTTGTGGTAGAAGGCCTAGCCTTCTTCTGGGTCATCGAAGGTATGTCAGGCTTCAAAGGGTCATCACTTTGGTGCATGGTGCATGGTAGAGGTCCTGTCGAAGGTTGGGGTAATGAGGGAAGCATAGAGGGAGATATATTCTCTTTAGGTTGATCCACAGGTAATGAAGGCACTGAAGGCAATGAAggctcctcctcatcatcaatGTCCATATCAACAGGATCCCTCTGTGTGAGGAAGACGTCATCATAgtaatcattattattatcattctCTTCATCAAACTGCTCCATTTGGGAGCAGAGCTCCATGTCTGTGGGATCGCATAGAGTAAGATTCCAGTCATGGCCAACAAAAACATCTTTCCGTTCCTCAACATCGCCATTGTCAATCTCAGCAACGCTAGCAGTGGGGGTACCATCACCACTTCCATTAGATCTTTGATCCAAGTCACAGCTCTGCAAGTTTGAATCATTACAGTTTCTCTCTTGCTTCTTTCCTTCACTCATACATGATCTGGCTGTCTGGGCTTGCCTAGTTGGAGACAAGGGAGTGGTCTGCTTCTGAGAAGGCACTTTCTGTAGCTGATTACGACTCAGTCTGTGGAACTGCATCTCCTGGGAGGCCAGCAGCTTTTGATTCTTCCCCATGGTCTTGTGGGTTGGGGTAGGTTTGGGGATACGATGTCGTTTTACTTTCTTTTCCACCTGCACCGTCTGGCCATGACGGCGCAGTTCTTCCACAGAGTCCCGGGACCGCTGAGATAGGTCAAATGCCATCCTTTTACGCTTCTTCAATCCCAGGCGCTCCACAGTTGACGTGGGTTCTGGAAGCTTTCGAACTTTCTTAGGAGGAACGATGACCGGGGTAGAGGTGTTACCATGGGATGTGCTTGGTGTGTCAACTGTAGCTTTAACATTTGTTGCCTGGGCTACTTGACGAGCAGCTGAAGTCTGTTTCTTCCTCAAAGGTTGTGCCTCAATgataggtggtggtggtggtttcgGTTTCTTTGAAGAAACTTTTTTGGGGGGAGATTTCGGTTTGACAAACTCCGTTTCAAAGCCAGCACTGATGGGGCCTTTTGATGAACCTGCCAAATCAAAATGTGTGTCGCTCCAAGCAGTCGCAACATTCTCCTGAGTCTCAAACTCGAACACTTGCGATTCGCTGAGAGCGCCATCAAAGTCACGGCCAGGGCTCTCTACCAAATGCTCCTGTTCCTTTTTAATCTGAAACAGGGGTCCCATGTCATCACCACTCTCTACACAACTTACAGAGGCCATGTCTTCATCGGAAATTACTATAATGCTCGCATTTGATTCCTCCTCACTCTCGTCATTTTCCCCTTGTATTAGATGCTGCTGCATAACAAGCAGCggctcatcatcatcttcctcctcatctggTAAGTCTGATGCACAGTTAGAGGTCGAAGGACGAGGACTACCTGGTGGTCTTTTCCCTTCGGAGATCAGACTAGGTGGATTGACATGATCGTCTCCAGCTGGTTTGTTCTGCATGATGGCCTGCATCTTGGGCAGGTTATCGTGGAGACGAGAACGAATAGCCTGCAGTTTCCCAAGGTCAGGCTTCAGATGATGAATTTCCACACCTAGCTCCTCTTTGACAGATGTGACATTAGAAGTACAGTCCATGTCCCTAACAGGGGAACTACATGACATAGGCTCCTCTTTGATGAAATTCAGATGGGCTTGTCCAACAAAAGGGGACTCCATTGCTGCAGTTTCTGCTGGGGGAGTGGGTAAAGCAGACACAGAGGGTGCTGTGGAGGCAGACATTTGGactttctttgcaaacgtttcTGCTAGATGCTTAAGGCAATGTTGGAGTTCATTCTGTTCAGATAATGACAAACTCAACCCTCTGGGAGTGGCATCACGTAGATGTTTGTTCAACAGGTTCAGGAAATGTAACGCACGAGGGTGTACATCAGAGCCCAGACGGCCTCCCTCCTTTAGAACCAGACGAATAACTTTCAAGCATGCCAGGTGGAGGGTGCTGCTAAGACTAGTCAATGCACCCCCAGCGGATCGACCAGAGCCCCAcatggaggaggatgaggatacAGACAGCTCAAATACCCCTGTACCCAAGTTGTCAATCATGGCCCCCTTGACAATAATCTTTATCCACATGTACGAGCAGTGTTGCAAAATATCCATTCGTCCCTCAGTTAGAAGCATTTCCACAACATGGACCAGGAGGTAGGCAAAAAACACTGTGACTTTGTCCCATATGGCGGACTTGGTAACCATTTTTCTGACTTGGTCACGCAAGTATTGTACCACTGGCTGTATGTAATGGATGCTAAGTTCAGCCATGTTCATGACTGAGCGCACAAAAGGAATAAACCAAAGGAAGGTGCTGTTGTACAAGTGCATCTCCTTCCCCAGTTCTGTATGGAGTAAACTGACAAGGGATGCCATCTCTTTATACACCTGCTGGTCAGGCCCTTCTGCTCGATGACTCCTGTTGGACTGCAGAACAGAAAATTACGACTTGAGTAGTCAGGAACTGATGATTTTAGTTCTTGTATGAAGTCTTGGTTACTATACATACCATCAGGTCTAGGTCTAGCTTTTTTCCACCTTTACCTTGGTTGAAAAGCAGCTCTAATTTATTCATGTGATAATTATCTTTATTTCCTGTGTTGTACTTACCTTACTTGATTTTTGTTGAAGGAACGTTGCATACACCATCTGACTACAAGTGACGAGGTGCTCATCTTCAATCTCTTCCTTCACATTCGTACGGGTGctgcaaaaaaatattaatatttttcagaCAGATATTGCGATCAATGAattgattcagttcaatattccaaatgcCTCTTTAATTTGTGCCACGGTCCCAGATTGGTGAGCACGTCCACCACCAATAAGAATCTGTGCACCTCATGagctacacacacccaccaattCGAGTGACCTAGTCAATAAGGATGAAACTGATATAAAAGTCAGAAATGTGACAAAATGATTCTTTATAGCTTTTGCGATTGGGAATTGCGATTATGATTgcgataattgtgcagcccCATCAACTACACCAATTTGTGGCTAATTTTAACTTAAACTATCAGAAAACCATGACCATTTTCTCTTACTTTGATCTGATTGTTTCAATCTCTGATATATAGCTGCAGCTGTCAGTAATTGTGTTGAAGGCTTTGATAGGGTCGATGTAACCCCAGCTGAGAGGGCCTAGGCGGTCCAGAATCACCATGAAACACTGCAGAGCTGGCCAGAATGGGTCAGAAGTAGAGTCAAATTCTACAAAAGAAATGTGGAATGAACATACATTTGGTTAATTTAAATACAGATAACAAATAATAATGTTCATGACATCCAAGCAATTAGGTACCATAAGCAAATACAATGAGTGAACATTTCTGAGAAGCAATAATATATGTCTGAACTCTGAACACATGATTCTGTACTTCTCCACTGGTTCATGGGAGAGAAGTCTAGGTCTGCGTCTATACATGCTTTTTGATACATTTACCAATTGGTAAATGTACCAAAAAGCATGTAAAGACGCAGACGGGTCCGTGTGGGTTTCCAGAAATGcacacactaaaataaatgAGTACctctcccatcttcctccatagcATTGAGGATGCACTGCAGGATGTTGGTCTGTTTGTTAGGTCCTAAAAACAGCGAGTTCATTGCCTGGGCATCCAAAACCGTTAACAACATGCAAATACCTGATAAGCAAaatagagacagacacaaatacaggcCTTAGTTATTTGTAacaagaaggggaaaaaaagagaaacagtaGAGATGGGATAAGGCATCTACCCACCTAGCCAGTAGTTTTTCACATTGCTAGAGTCATAGAGGTGCGTTGGCATGTGGGCGAGCTTGCCATTACAGGCTGAGGGTGGGTCAGAGTCctccagagaaaaagagatgccCAGCTCAAGCACACAGAACATGCAGGCCAGAACCTCCTCCACGTCATAGAAATCATCACGGTCTACACACCCCAACATCCGCGCCGTTGCGATTGCCCAGCTTCTGACCTATAAATgtgatttaaaaataaataaatattagggAGGGGGCAGGGTGGATAATGAAAGCACACTTGATTCAAAGCTTCCATTGGTATGCTTCTACCCAGTTATGATCTGGAAAGAATTAGTTTTTGATCGGACACATGGCCTTTAGAAGATATTGTGAAGTACGTTTGAACGGTGGGCCTTTCCGAAACTGGTCCCCATCCACAGCCCCTCGCTTATGAAGTGCACTTGGATGGGAATACCCCTCATAGCTAAATAAGGTTTCCTTGAGGAGCGCGTAGAGCATAATGCCGCACTCAACAAACTTCCCTCCCTAGTGGAAACAGGTTATAAAGGAACCTTAGATTTGTTTACAGGGGGTCCTCACACAGAGCTAAAATTAGTATGAAATGTCCATGACTTGCCACATATGTGACAGACCCTCGACAAATCACCATTGGTGTTCACGCGACATTGAAGGGTTCATAACATGCTACTACTTACCAGTAATTGGTTCCGAATACCCCTTAATATGGCAGACCCTGCACGTGAACACGCAAACAGAGTGCAAGTGGCTAGGGAGAAAGTAGTAACTAGTTTCAAAAAGGGCCATTATTTCATGCCAGGCGTGCAGCCACATAAGGGCATGGGTGGGCCAGTGCCACCCAGATTGACAGCTAGCCCAGCCAATCAGAAGTGCAAAGCATTAACTTTTGCCTAAATTTGATTGGGGATCTGCTCTCAGATGTAGACACATCCATAAGTGAGCTCCTTCACAGTCTGTGGTGGTCAACCTGGCAGTGTTGGACCAGAGCATAAATCCATCAGAACAACTCTGAGACTCTAAGTCTGGGGAGTGTGGGGGATAGTCAATGGTATAAATTCCTTCATCCTCCAGGAACTGCCTGCACACTCTGGCCACATGTGGCCGACCATTGTTGTGCACCAGGAGGATCCCAGGGCCCACTGCACCAGTGCAGGGTCAGACAATGTGTCTGAAAATTTCATCCCAACAcctaagagcagtgagggtgccgTCTGTGCGTTTCTCCAAGGATATGCCTCCATAGATCACTGACCCACCACCAAACTggtcatgctgaatgatgttgcaTTGATGGCAGCATAATGTTCTCCATGACATCCCCAGAACCCTTCACATCGGTCACATGTGCTCAGAGTGAACCTGCTCTCATCTGTGAAAAGTACAGGGGGCCAGTGGCTGACCAGCCAATTTTGTATTATATGGCAAATGCCAATTGATCTCCATGGTGCTGTGCAGTGAGCACAGGTCTCTCTAGGCCATCAGAACCTCAGGCCACTCATGAAGTCAGTTtctgacagtgtggtcagacacattcacaccagcAGCCTGCTGGAGGTCATTCTGTAACGGCTCCCGCACACAattgcgtgcgttgcagtgctggagatgaatcccgttcactttacatgggcttgcgtcatccgttgccgaactgaattgtgggtccgttgcgtcgtgTTGCTCCCGTAGCTcacgttgagaagttcagctgttgctgcgccgacggacggcaccagccaatcaaattacgaacAAGCGAacagacggcaccagccaatcaaattacggttataccttaagtaatttgcatagctaccgtcaggaacacccactggcatgggttgacggaacgcaactgtgtgcgGAAGCCGTAAGCCTTTAGCAGGGCTCCTACAGTTCCTCCTTGCACAAACGCAGCGGAtactggtcctgctgctggCTTAAGAACCTTCTACCACCCTGGCCAGCGCTACTAGACCAAATGACGGTCTCCTCAAATTCATAGGCTCTTGAGACTGCACTGGGAGAAACAGCAATCTTTCTGGCGATGTATTGGTGTACCATTCTGGAGAagttggactacctgtgcaaccTCTATAGACTCCAGATACTGGCTTATGCTACCAGTATCTGCTTATGCTTCATTCacaacttagcaagtgaaaaggatttctagttacagtccaaaatGAGGCTTACTTTAAGGCATAacatgcacattgataagtgcAGTATTCCATGAACACTTTGTGTCTTTTcagagtgtgctgaaacaatcaaattatcgTTCTGTGTCGTTTCATTTCATGTTCACGTCCATGTTTAAACGTCTGTTCTGTTTGTGGTGGGCACCGTTTAAAAATAATGACgtatcaaaataaatgtccccCAAAACAAGCAAATAAGGCATCAATAGTAACATAATTGAAAATCTGAATTTGGTGAATTGTGACCCCCaggataaagatggaaaaatTCAGTTGCCACCACCTGtaaaaccattcctgttttGGGGGTTGTCTTATTGTTGCCCCTCTAGTGCACCTGTAGTTAATTTCATTGACACCAAAGCAGTTGAAACTGATTCACAACCACCTGTTATATAATTGGCCAGATCAATATCCCATAAGTGTGATTGGCCTAATGCTATACTCCTATTGAacagtgttcccttaatttgtttgagcagtgtataagggacacaggcacagacacccTCGTCATCAGATAAGAGGGGTTGTGTAAGGTCTCCAGTACATAGACAGACATACATTACAGCAGTGTACTTGGATTCCACTGTTTTCAATACAACCCCCCCGCACTGAATTCCTTTTGTCAGCACCGCTCAAGAAAAATTCATTGTTTATTGAATGCTTGTaagtagaaaaaaataatgtgcATGGACAAGTGACAGAAAGTGTCAGCACCTATACGAAATGCACTTAAGGGATTGTGCGCATTAGTATGTAGTTGTGTAAAATACGTATGCATTTACCTTCTCATTGGGGTGCACCAACAACAGGTAGATGCCCTTATATTTCTCCTTTAGGTCAATGGACTCAATTCTACACAGTGCATCAAGACACATGTCACCTGAAAACGGCAAAATACAGAGCATAAACACAAGGCAATAGCAAACACAAAGGATAAAAGGCAACAGTATGTAAGGCACAACCAGATACTTTGTGTAAACCATATGATTTTAGACCGTTCAAAGCTCTGCCTACTGAATCACATTCATGCGTTTTGGAGCAACTCACTCAATTTGGAATGTGCCAACAGGTACGGATACTGCAGAATCTCTACGAGAGGTGTTCGCAGAGCTGCTTCAAACTCCCCCATAGTCATCTTTGATACTGGCCTCTCCTGATTATCCTCCACAATAAAGAGATCCTCCTCAAGTTCATCTTCGGACATCTGAGAGAAACGGCTTAGCAGGCGTGTCGTTTCCAGCACCCAGAGGCGCTATTGGTTGATGACAAATAGTAATGTCAGGATTCATGATCAGTCATAAAAAAACTTGACACATAATAAAGAAGTGCATAGTACAGTTTGAGTTATGCCTACCCAAAATTAAACTAATAttcttcaaaaaataaaatgcaactttctctttttttaacaattttTACATCGTTCTGCCTCACAATTTTTTCAAAACTTGTGAAAATGTGTACTACACAAATCTAATGCAATCAAAAGGTTCATGGTAATATCCATTTGTTAAATGTTAATCCTACTGTGTTGAAGCATCACCTCAGGTAAGGAATGAACAGGGTGAAGACAAACATCACACAGGCTACTTTCTAACTCTAGCGTAGTATACCTTGGCAAAAATATCCTGTtaacgtttcattgtggcttttgctgagaaacaaatagttcacaacacacgctgaacttgaatcaaacattctttacaacacagctgatcaactgtctgctgtcacttttgaatgaagttccgttacttgcggagtgatatgaaagatgtgaataagaagcacaaaacccattttccttaaGAGCGGTCTGTTCGAGAGAAATATCAGACGACCGAacattgggaaggcccattgaaatgaatggagcattctgcagcattatgaagagccatgATGTAAGggaacggccgccgaggtgtcctgttatacggaattaataaacaagggcgaggggcaaagaactgCCCAAGGCGCAGCCTCCGCCGGAGTCCATcaattccgtataactggaaACACCTCGAAGCcagttatcccgcttatcacccggttgccactgtagcTCCTACACTCTGGGAGGCGTTTTAGGGTGCCCACCGCTATTAAAAACATCTTTAAGAATTCCTTTGTCCCTAAAGGAATAAGGGCGATTAATAATACAGGATTCTACACTTAATCCACCCCTAGTCTTTTATTGGTCTTactcattttatttattattgtattgtgttATATTTATTACTCCTTTATTAATCTAAACACTCTACTGAGTGCTAATGTACTTTTATATTAAATTTAAAATGGCCTACTAAGTTATCATAACTTAGTGTTTCTCCTCTTCTGCTTTGTACAAGTGCAGTTCTTGAATGCTTGCTTGTGTATTGTGGGATTATCGTttattaggggtgtaaagattaaccgatacgtatcggtatccgttaacgtataagatacggctacatcgatcgCGGAAGCCCGTGATcggaaaaaactgaaatgaaccggtcgttatatcgatttacttgttatgaatcggtgcacaaccttttctgctcgctcagacgctcatttacgttccaagaACAGAGTTCACCCCACTTctggttttgaaactatacgtggcacggaattgtgggtaatgcagttcgtttttggttacattcattgcccaaagttgtcaaattacctcattacccatacatctattgcaacttaagcatgtgacaacttgcactcggtcggcttttgtttttcgaaatccagcgTGAAATTAAGaacttatagcattcctaaacagcaacgatagtctgtagagtagccttacctttgatgaagggttttccttaatgttaaataataatttggcccttgctgctaaaacgatgcacaaattattagccaatgattttgttcatattcactcagacttgaggcattttaggtttctgcattaggtctactgttggaacaaaataagccctgagttcattgatttgtaggcctattttattcttgtagggtaggctaggcctatatgagaaaaggccaagagtgtcttaagcactcttattttatttcggtatcgtcttacctcaacaaggctacagctccatgaaaacaatcagatataactctataaaatctgtaaagtctataaaaatgtatttttatgttgtatttggctgcggTGTTTGACTGTttgactattcttttttcatttcaatattcatttcaatacagtatatgaaacaaacctcagtttagataatcatattcacacattttgttgcctaattgacaaccatgaccatgataattgataacataaaa
The Alosa alosa isolate M-15738 ecotype Scorff River chromosome 12, AALO_Geno_1.1, whole genome shotgun sequence DNA segment above includes these coding regions:
- the LOC125304450 gene encoding probable helicase senataxin isoform X3; translated protein: MNLEFSNLSTSRNCFKTPELTYLKPVMEICLWCTIERENVVEFLEQYATSSLSQDQFQTATEDLNNCADCVSEYHLARSQVPHLHKRLWVLETTRLLSRFSQMSEDELEEDLFIVEDNQERPVSKMTMGEFEAALRTPLVEILQYPYLLAHSKLSDMCLDALCRIESIDLKEKYKGIYLLLVHPNEKVRSWAIATARMLGCVDRDDFYDVEEVLACMFCVLELGISFSLEDSDPPSACNGKLAHMPTHLYDSSNVKNYWLGICMLLTVLDAQAMNSLFLGPNKQTNILQCILNAMEEDGREFDSTSDPFWPALQCFMVILDRLGPLSWGYIDPIKAFNTITDSCSYISEIETIRSNTRTNVKEEIEDEHLVTCSQMVYATFLQQKSSKSNRSHRAEGPDQQVYKEMASLVSLLHTELGKEMHLYNSTFLWFIPFVRSVMNMAELSIHYIQPVVQYLRDQVRKMVTKSAIWDKVTVFFAYLLVHVVEMLLTEGRMDILQHCSYMWIKIIVKGAMIDNLGTGVFELSVSSSSSMWGSGRSAGGALTSLSSTLHLACLKVIRLVLKEGGRLGSDVHPRALHFLNLLNKHLRDATPRGLSLSLSEQNELQHCLKHLAETFAKKVQMSASTAPSVSALPTPPAETAAMESPFVGQAHLNFIKEEPMSCSSPVRDMDCTSNVTSVKEELGVEIHHLKPDLGKLQAIRSRLHDNLPKMQAIMQNKPAGDDHVNPPSLISEGKRPPGSPRPSTSNCASDLPDEEEDDDEPLLVMQQHLIQGENDESEEESNASIIVISDEDMASVSCVESGDDMGPLFQIKKEQEHLVESPGRDFDGALSESQVFEFETQENVATAWSDTHFDLAGSSKGPISAGFETEFVKPKSPPKKVSSKKPKPPPPPIIEAQPLRKKQTSAARQVAQATNVKATVDTPSTSHGNTSTPVIVPPKKVRKLPEPTSTVERLGLKKRKRMAFDLSQRSRDSVEELRRHGQTVQVEKKVKRHRIPKPTPTHKTMGKNQKLLASQEMQFHRLSRNQLQKVPSQKQTTPLSPTRQAQTARSCMSEGKKQERNCNDSNLQSCDLDQRSNGSGDGTPTASVAEIDNGDVEERKDVFVGHDWNLTLCDPTDMELCSQMEQFDEENDNNNDYYDDVFLTQRDPVDMDIDDEEEPSLPSVPSLPVDQPKENISPSMLPSLPQPSTGPLPCTMHQSDDPLKPDIPSMTQKKARPSTTKIYTPSSRNDTLVQDMKLPPPKPKISHQALMPPPPVPPAKPRPSAPSIVRPPPILKAPPPPLRPVEPSYKPAPQPTPTYKTYPRAEASTSSSRQPLFSHTLRASILKANILKWKYSFFKEYKQFGPPEALCDLPLKPVPQTFPSFLDYYETFLPLLVTNTFEELVSDWLREDRVKLKLMVQSVDYGFLDTGLFTVTNANFTANLTPQQESQQFYPKEDDVVILWLPQNSPSYTHSPFSDEHKPDDCQPHFGVVSRSNVIIAGSRRDLKLKVQTLGNVLSVDKQQVQCEVIGSMLSAMRELNALCHIHDQSFISTILAPDKHFAHFLPASQLDPKFEGCNVDQAKAIDCGVSMVMSRQPTPKICMIHGPPGTGKSDTIVNLLYQLSQRGAADPSGQQRLHALVCAPSNAAVDNVMKKIIVFFKGQNKDGKHKGNCGDVNLVRLGSERTICEEVVAFSLDSQTRSRTVKAQVHAKSIEQKIADLEQNMDNLNHMCAMAQDPAKLAQLRDKNSKLNEEREKLSHQMKQCKSGRQNTQRLILQEANIICCTLSTSGSIVLELAFRRRGRVPFNCVIIDEAGQAKETETLIPLLFRCPSLVLVGDPNQLPPTVISQKVKELGFDQSLMARLYKCIHRLSPPRIHFLSQQYRMHPDICSFPSRYIYNNLLKTDRTIAQNRCSKEWACESYRVLDVADGQEMRERDSYFNPKEVKLTVELVQLVVERYQNRTCSQSLQKVIGVITPYSGQKFRIREALRKKNLTKVVVDTVDGFQGREMDCIIVSCVRASNEMGSIGFLGNRHRMNVTITRAKYSLFVLGHLRTLREHSDWKALIEDAESRGTIITTKEQHFKTDARKIFKRDPLPPHRTQDWPSNPSNRSQLSRSNSTPPYSNTSRVNLKFRAPQSTDRPRDPRSSNTSSGTIPSRPASSSTARGQDPTDRPRDPRSSNTSSGTIPSRPASSSTARGKDPTDRPRDPRLQGSSLNTAPSRHPNLSVSRDRHDSYEHERRRPSPNDLVSSSTVERSSSSHRTPSDYSRRERH